TTTCCACAGCAAAATTCCAGCAGTGGTAGAAAATGAATAGTGGTGAGACAGTTTGGAGTCTATATGAAACTGTCTGGTGGTTCTTTCTGTCCTGGATTTCTGCTAGAATAAAATTTAATCCTGTGGCCTTTACTTTGCTGATAGCCTCAGTGAATGCTCTGGGAATAGCAATGAGAGTAGGAAGCTGACAAATTGGACAGATAACCACGAATTATTCAACATCCAGCTGCCTTTAGCTACTATCACTCAGTACAGTTTGCACAAGGGCAGCTTGCTTGTACACTAATAACCAAATTTCCTTGTGTTTAGAACATTTTGTCTTTCATTCTACTTCAATCTTCTTTATCCATTCATCAGTCATTCTCTTTGTAAAACTGAGTATGTTTTGAATTGATAACAAAATGCCAACAATGCTAAGTCCTTTGACTGCATGTCAAGGCCCCCTCTGTGGTTTTGCTTATTATTAACTCTTACGAATTATTTTCCTGTGGCTTTGTCCTTCCTTGCACAAAGATGCCCCTCACAACGAAGGCTTTATCAACAATGAAGTCCACAGTCTGCTATCTAGAAGTAGTTTTAACTGGCCCCAAAGAAAGCTACAACCTATATGGAATAGCTAAGTAAATACTTATGCCCAGTAaatacacaaattattttttgaaactTCTCTCTAAGAGTAAGTAATCACATTCAAGCTCGGTTGTACTAATAACTAATTACTAATCTTTTACTACAGAACTACCCCATTAGCCTGCACAGACTTAATTTACTTCCTTGGTACAGCAAAGATTAATATGGAAGAAAGAGCTTctactgtgaaaataaaattgtttctaTAACATGTGAGTTAAATCtgcttttataaatattatttttctctcatgACCTCACTACAAACACTTTATTGCTTGCAGAGCATCCTATGTAAACATAAACCTTAGCAAAATAAAGTTTAATTAAGGAACTTCTGACCTTCAGTAGAACAACATAAAAGCAACAGATTTTCACAGCAGTTATGACCTGTGTTATAAAAATAGCTGTACTGACAAATACGTGTTGGGAGGATAGTATTGTAGTAATGAAAAGAAAGGGCTACCTTACCTACTAATCAAGTTTCTGGTCATGTTAAATAAATGTGGACATGTATATCTTTCTTTAAAGGGTATGGCAAAGACTGAGTTAGATTCTGCCAGTATTTTATATGGTATAAAGGcttttttatgaagaaaaacaaataccCATTTTTTCCAACATATGTGGCATGAGGTCTTTGTAAATAGGCAAGTATAAAAGCAGgccagaaaacatttttaaatttttcaaattctAACATGCATAAACAGGAGGTTGAAtaagagagaggagaaaaagagttcTAAATTTCGGACCTAACacttttttaaagcattcaTGACTCATGTATATGAATAACCTACTTATCCACGTCCCATAAATTAAGGTTCACAGTAAATTAATTGgcaatcttaaaaaaataatctagtCAAGTTCCGTTTTCTGAGATGAACGCATactaggaaagaaaatataatttcagaaGTAGTATAGATGATAGTGTTAATATTAAGAACATAGATTCTGCACTGATACACACTTAAGGGCAAGTCCAGTAAAGATAAAGGAGTAATTTATTGATCAGAATTTGTTCCTCATATTTAACTGAAAACTATCAACAGAAAAGGATTTCTAGCAGCAGATTTTACCACCTCTACAGCCTTTCTGGCATTGCCAAAGTCAGGAAATATGAGACTATTATTTTAATTCCAACACTaaaggaaataacagttctgaCATAGGAGCCAGATTTTGATTGGCTTTCACCATGTGGAGGGGCAAGGTGAGACAGTATTTTTGCCAAtgaattatttgcttttcttctaaGAATTTCATATTGTCCACTAAGTTACTATATGAAAACAATGGCATTGAGACACCATCAATATCCCATCAGTCACTCTAAATTTGAGATTTTGGAGTAAGCCTTCCTCTTTCATTACTTACCCAGTCagtctccagctgctccttgtcAACTAAAGATGCTTGACACAGTAGTTAATTCCCAGTATATCGAAATCAAACAGCATGTTTATGTCATTCCAGAGAGGAATTGTTCATTACCCACAGCAAACTCTTCCTGTAAATCCTTCACAAATTCTAgcagtttcttttaaaagactTTCTGGATGAAGTACTTCTACCCCAGGATCAGCAGCCGGTCACCAACCAACCAGACCAACACGTTGACACTCAGCCCCAACGAATTCTTGGCTGAGTTTTCAGGGATTCTTTGAACACGGATCTTCTTAAATCTCTAAATTCATTTAGTGAGTTCAATTCTTTTCTGGTAAGGACTTACTTTGACAAATATATCCAGAGGATCAATACACTACATATCTTCACTTTCTtcttaggaaaaagaaagaaacaaacatcaAAAACCAAAAGGAGATATTTGGTGTTTTGTGCTAACATACTAGCATATTTATGTGTAATGTAGGACCTACACagtacataattttaaaaagtataaattTTGCTACTTCCAGAACTTCATAGGTGAGATTTTCAGTACTTGTATTATTTTTACTGAAGTAGTCCACATGAAAACATGCACAGCTGAAGGTGTTCCCATGGATAGGGGTTTCACATCTTAAATGTACATGCCAGCACTAGCTATGAAATTTTAACAGGCCCAAAATACATGAGTCTTATTGTACTTCATTGCCTTGAGATATTCCTACCAAGTCTCAAGTAAAACCTTCAGTGAGGCAGAGGAGTAGGAAACCTGAAAATTGGCATTCTTCTTGGAACACTAGTTGATTTTTAACTGGTGAAAACTAAGACTGTTTCTACAGCAAGAGTGCTTTGGATCCTGACTTTCAATAGTAAAACAGAACTTTTTGACCCCCTAAGGCACATTATTCTCTTTTAATTGTTCATTTCCTCTCCACTCTTTTGTCAGCAAAAAATTGAACAGATTATTATCACTCTAAAGAGTTTGCTTTCTATAGGAATTCCTCAAGAATTTGTGAGGCACAGACGCATTTGCCTCTAGCATACatataaatattgaaaaacAAGCCatgtgaaaaacaaagcagatttGTGTAAAGAGTTGCATGACCTCACTGTAACTTTTACAGTaatgtgaaatttaaaaataattgttctaCATGTTGTATTTCATACCTTAACTGTTCTGCAAAGCTATTGttccaacagcagctgctgtggtcCTGCCAACCTTCATCTGCTTCAGCTTCGTCCTTCATTTGCTCTTCTATCATCTCAACATGTCAAGAAAAAAGTCTTGTAATAGTGGTTGCAATGTGTCAAAATGATAGTTCATTCCATGATTACTTATATTTCTTACCGTACCTCCTAACAAACGAGCAAACACTTGATTCTTAATGCAAAAGCTGGGATTAGTTTTCCACTTCTTAAGAGACCCATAAGTTACAAGAGAGCATCAGTGCCCTGGAGAGATTTTCCAAGAGGTTGATCAGATCCAGCCTTTTCCAGGTTCTGAAGGACATGACCCACAAACAGAAGTCTCCCTTCAGTAAAGCTGGCTATGTAACAACACAGTCTTTACTACTTGCAAGAATTTTTATAACACAGCATGAAGTCTTGCTGGAGAAAGAGCTGTGTTGTGATTCACTGACCAATATAAACACCATGTGATTGGAATGAGacattacttttaaaaaaaaatccctcaatatTTATTGAAAACAGAACACTTAGTATTTGCTGATTAGGCACTTGCAGGACTCGTGGTTACATTGCTTATTTCTTCAGCGCTTACACAGATCCAGATCTAACAATCCAGCTAAAAAGACATCTTATAGGAGCAATGGATTCAAAGTAATGGAAGTGAGATGGTAATTTTCTCACTCTAAACAAATATATTAAATGTCAtgtgggaaaaaaccctttaCCATGGAGTTTTCATGTGTATCACCCCATTTACATTGTCACATATATCTTATTTTACTATCTAGCTCTTTGGTACCAGCCACAAAGCCTGTAATTCCTGATTGGGCATAACAGAACATTGCTAAAATGAAAGGAactactttttctttcatttaatatGTACTGCAAAGTCTTAAGTGGCAATATCTCTTTTGAATGACATGTGAAGTAGATAATAAGTGGCATCCCTGTGTGCTTTTGTAAAAGTAACTTCAGTGCTTCATCTAGATTCATTTGGATAATTACATGGTCCTGATTTGAATTTAGCCTGTTAGCTTCTTCTACAAGAGTTCTTGTTCAATTCAGCCTGCCAGCCTTTTcacattttcccctttcagCAGTTACTGAATTTCAATGGTAGTTGAAATACAAATTTATCTTTGGGGAATCAAGCACACAGAGGATTGTGGCAGGGTAAGCTACTATTTCAAAGTTGTGTCAAGCAAGACGGAGCtgtatttatttaagaaatgcATCAAAAATGTGTTACTTTCATGATTTTTTGCACCTTAGATTTTTGCAGTCTAAAATACAGCTTTACCAGGATGCCTACTTCATATATTTAATAGCATCACACAATcatagaaaggtttgggttgaaagaaacattaaaaatcatTGAGTTCTAAGCTTCCTGCTGTTCTAAGCttcctgccatggccagggatgTCATCCACTAGATCAGATGGCTCAAAGACCCATTCAATctgccttgaacacttccagcaatgaggcatccacaacttctgcagacaacctgttccagtattTCACAACCTACACAGTAATGAATTCCTTTTgaatatctaatctaaacctactctcagCTTAAAACCATCCCCTCTTGTCCTACCACTACATGTCCTTGTCAAAAATCCTTCACTAGCTCTCATGTAAGCCCTCTTTGCATGCTGGAAGGCCACAATAAGGTGTCCCTGGaggcttctcttctccaggatgaaaaACCCCAACTCCTCACCCTCTCTCTGCAGGAGAGGTTCTCCAGCGTTGTGATCATCCTGCTGGTGCTCGTCTGGACCCACTCCATCAGCTCTATGCCGTGCTCACACCGAGGAcctcagagctggatgcagcactgcaggcagaagggcagaatcccctccctcgaCCTGCAGGCCACGCTGGTTTGAATGCAAGCTAGGACgtgaatgaaatatttttccgCCACCGCCTTCCAAAATAGTGAGAAAGTAGCTTATACCGGTGtgaaggagagcagagccctaACCCGGCGTTCCCTGACGCAGAGTGCGCGGCCGGCCGGGAGCAGTTCCCCGGCTCGCCAGGAGATGCCGCTGTGCCCCGCGGAGCCGGCACCGCGCGCTCCCGGCCGGCCGTGCCCGCGCATCCCGGCGCCGTGCTGGAAGAACGGCGGGGGAGGCGGACACCGCGGACATCGGCGTGGGAAGCCAAGCTGCCCGGCTGCTGCTTCGGAAGAgcatctctgcagtgctttccctgggcagcctcccCGCTGGGCAGCACCGAGAGAGGCCTTCGAGGCACGGTAAAATCGGGAAACAAAACCTGAGGCACCGAGTTGGTGATTTAGGACATCGATCCTGCTCCTGTCAGATCTGCTCTGAAGGCTTAAAAACACCACGGTAATCTACTGTTATTAAAATGTATTGCTGGATCGAATCCTGCTCTAGGTATTTGAAGAACACGGCACCATAAGCGTCAGAAGTGCCTGAGTGTTGCAGCACTGCGCCCATGTTTAGATTTGAAAGCCGAAAATCAAGGGTGTTTGTGTATTCCACTTGGCATGTTCCCCACGTCACTAACAAAGAGATAAGAAGCATTGTGCTAATTCATGAGACCACAGGTGACAAACTGAGAGAAGGGACTGAACAGAGGAGAGGGCAGGATAGGAAAGCAGAAACAGGCTCTACAGCTTCATTATCAAAATCTTTCAGATTTCTTGTCCTACAGAGTAGAAAGGGATCCTATAACCTTCTGCAGCATTTTGCATGCAACATGAATTTAAACGGTATTCAAAGAATCTTTCGTGCTAATTAGACCAGACAGCTTCAAGTATGCTTAGCACAGACATTTGAAAGACTAACACAGCTGTTTCTGGGAATAGATACAGCTGTCCCACAGTGACTTGCAGTGAGATGGTGACTTCGGTTTCCATTTGAAGTGTAACTATGGGCAAGTGTATCTTTTTCCAGAGATAATgggaataaataaaacaaaatttaaaagtgaTATTCCTGTACAGTACATTTATTAATGAAGTGCAAAACTTAAGTAAAATAAGCCAGGCTACCATCACAGAATTAATTAGGGACAGCCATAGCTTTCAGGAATCTGTATAAGCATAATATCACAACTAGCCAGGCATACTGCTTCACATCAGGGTTAAAGTTTCTTCATCAAGTGAATCATTTGCtagcaaaagagaaaacaccTGAGCAGATAACAAGCAATTATCTAGGTTGGCTTTACCACTGTTTTAGTCAATCATACATAcagaattgcattttaaaattatttctggagGACACTTTAACAGGAGAAGAGCCAACAGTTAAATAAAGTAGCCTCACTCTCCTTACTCACAATACTTCTTTCTCACAACACTCAATTAAACAGTTGGCCTTTAATGTGAGTTATCTTGAACTTTTGAAAATTTCCTTACATTCCACTACAACCTTTataagtttaaaataaaatggcagCCTTAAAGCTTTAATTACACATACATCTGGTAATTCTGCCCTGCTATTAATGCAATAAAGAAGTCAACATGTGATAAATATTGAAGTTTAGATGCCTCTTTCTTCATTACTCCATTAGCAACCAAAGATCCTGTAATAACTATGGTAATGGAACATGTAAGGACAAGGGAGAGAGAGAACTCTGAATAACAATAGCCAAACAAGAAGGAATAAAAGTGTCTTATTTGATTATTTCTAACTATAGGGCAACTTTTACTGCACtaacaaatcaaacaaaaaaatcttccccATCAATTGCCATAACACATTCCGCTTCACATTACCAAGCTCATCTAGAGTGATATTCTAGCAAACATGCTAAAATTTAGAAATTACTTTCCTTCTTTATTGCACTTTTCTCTTAGCTCTTGTTAAACAAATGATTGACCTTTGTAGGCATTATCTGCCCTGCAATCATAGACCAGCAAGAAGATTACAAGGCAGAGGTTGCAGAAGCTCCTTCTCTGGAGACACTTcaaacccacctggatgtgATCCTGTGCAACCTGTTCTAGGTGAATCTGACTTAGCAGGGGGGTAGGTATAGATGATGTCCAGAGGTCACTTCCATTCCCAAACATTTTGTGCTTCCACAATTACACCTCAGAGAGCCTTGGAAGTCGTCAGTCCTGCTTTGCAGACACATGCAGTAGATGAGATCACAGGTTCAAGCTGTTAAGCAACAGAAGATGGGAGTTACTGGGGCAATGTGGTAGCATTAAGGATTTAGAATTATGCCCCTGGGGGAAAATAACTCTAGGCTCTTCTGGAAGCTCTGAAACATGAGCTTTCATTGTAGTTCTGTCTGCACTTTTGTGGCTGACTCCCTAACATGTTGGAGAtgtctctgctgtgtttgtagGTCATTAAGATTGCAGATTCAGCCCTACAGACTCCCCTTTTTTGGGCAGAGATGGTTCCCTCCTCCCACCAAAAACatggtgtcctggggtgaccATGCCCAAATTTCACCTATGCACAGCTTCTGTAAAAATGTCCAATGCACTCGCTAACTTCACAGTTTAGCTAACCTGAAATCTGCTCCATTCCTGCTGCCAAGGTAATTAAACCTCTTCCCTCACTAGCTACACAATTCAATTAGAACATACAATTAAATTAGAAACACAGATTTTGTACTTATTACCACATATCCCTTGGAAAAACCAAAGTACTGaattccatttaaataaaaaaacattcACATTATTTGTGTAATCATTATTCATAATTATATACAGCACAATTTGCAATAAGATGTgcattaaaatgtttcttttactATTCCTGCATGAAAGCCATGCATGTGTTGGAGCCACTCAAGACTGCAGTGCTATAAATAGTGCTCTATTGTTAGTGGATAAAAGACGAAACAAgtctcacagcactgcagcacaggaCACTGTATTAAACGTTAAGCTCTGCCTGTTCTAAAAGTGAAAGGCGACATCAACTGATAGACTGGTCTGTGGGTAAGACACAAGGCTGGGAAAAGCTCAGTGTGACTCTGCagtttcccagcacagcaggagcagcagctgatccTTCTGCCTCAGCAATGGCAGAAGCTGTCATAAGACATTGGGTGGAAACTCCTGTACGCTACCAGGAGCAGTTTGTTgaccaggagctggaggcaCACAGACTGAACCACCTTTTATATGCTTTGCCGGGCCCTGCCACCGCTGCGCTGAGCAACCAAAGGTGCGCCCCAGAAAgcacggctggggctgggaagagcggccaggaggaggaaaacacaCAATTCCGGGTCTTGCTGGATGTTGTGCAGTTCCGCCCCGAAGATATCATTATCCAGACTTTCGAAGGCTGGCTCCTGATTAAAGCTCAGCACGGACCCAGGATGGACGAGCATGGTTTCATATCCAGAAGCTTCACCAGACAATACAAATTACCCGACGGAGTGGAGAACAAAGACTTGTCTGCACTTTTCTGCCATGATGGCATTTTGGTTGTTGAAATGAAGAACTCAGTGGAAAAGAATTAGAACCATGTCTATAGTTATCGGTGAGATAAAATCATTCTTAATGTAACAAAATTATATCAGTCATGCGATGCTGTAGGGTGTAGTAAGCAAGTAGCAGTATTtattaaaggaaattatttgtatatattttttgtatGCTGAGTTTACTGTTTGATGTAAACTGTTGTACTGCTTGCCTCCAGCTACACATAGGTTGAAAACACAGGCTGTTCAAACAGTAGAAAACTCAGGCTAGtctcagcagaagaaaagaaaaaaatctatttgatAACGTATTGAAAATGGAGCACAGTTTTGAGTTAAGTAGCGGGAATTGTATTTCTAAGCAGTAAGCATTTGTTATACATAGTCATAAACATTAAAGAAGGAATGGACAAGTTGTGAATCttatagaaattttaaaattctgttttctaatttttgagATTAAATTCTTCTCTCTGGAAAAGCACATGAACTGAAAGATACCATCAAGAGAAAATCCCTATTTCCACATTTCAAGCTTCTGTACCAAAAAACTCTCAAGAGATTACTTTTTAGAAGTGTGTTGCATGTTTCAAactataacaaaaaaaaattatttacttgaCTTTATTTGCTTGAAAACAcaataaatagaaattatacTTTCTGTCAAATTACtttgaaagaaaacttttaaagacatttctgaaaattggttttgtttaaCATAACAACTgaagaaaagatttttgtttACAAAAGTACCAAGTGCTTCTTTGTGAAACCTCAGTAATAAAAAGACATTGCTCTTGCAcaaatgccttttttcctgCACATTTTAGGTAATCTTGTAATTTAATCTGATGGGTATTTAATTGTCCATGTTGCTTTACAATTAAGGCAATCCCACAACTCTGTCTTCAAGAGCAAATTTTTCTGCCAATGATAATCCCCCTCTCCCCATAGGAACACAGGCCCTACATGaatctaattttaaatacaGGGGTTCCTTGCTGCAGACTCAGCTTTAGTttctgttccagtgtctcacatTTCATGAGAGTGGCGGAGGTGAAAAAATATCCACCTTCTCTGTCTATGTGGTCTTCtcaatattaaaaagaaataatgctaTGGGTTTGTAAATACTCACATATTTGAGGGTAACTGCATCTGCAAGTCGAACTGCCTCCTTTTATGTGTACTGGAGACTACTATGACTGGTGTGCTATGAATAGTAAAGGAATGTGGAATGGAAAGTGCCAAGTTAAAAACAG
This genomic window from Zonotrichia leucophrys gambelii isolate GWCS_2022_RI chromosome Z, RI_Zleu_2.0, whole genome shotgun sequence contains:
- the HSPB3 gene encoding heat shock protein beta-3, whose product is MAEAVIRHWVETPVRYQEQFVDQELEAHRLNHLLYALPGPATAALSNQRCAPESTAGAGKSGQEEENTQFRVLLDVVQFRPEDIIIQTFEGWLLIKAQHGPRMDEHGFISRSFTRQYKLPDGVENKDLSALFCHDGILVVEMKNSVEKN